The following DNA comes from Triticum aestivum cultivar Chinese Spring chromosome 3D, IWGSC CS RefSeq v2.1, whole genome shotgun sequence.
AAACAAAAGGCAGAAATGCTGTTCACAGAGTAATGATTGAGGTTGTGCAACTGCTCACCTTATAGAAAGACTCAAATAATCTAGGAGGATTGTAAAGGATTGCAAGTCCCAATCTCTCGGGATAACAGTCTTGCAAGACACTCACGGTCTCCCGGGTCACCTTCAGCGGTGTGCTTCCCATGGTCCAGCCCTGGAAGTCTATCATCCACACCATCTTCTCCTGATCATCCGTCAGATTCATAATCGCTTTCTCCAGAGAGTAAACAAGATACTTAATTTGTTCCTTCCCCGAGGTAGTGTTCTGTTATATTTCAACATTAAGCAAGCACAGTTAGAACAAACGAAGCTACAGTACTTCACATTTGAACCACAGACTTATGTAGTCCAGACTCCAGACTTCCAGAGTGATGTAGGTTGAGAGTCAACACAAAACTAGAAAACGAACATACAGAGGCATCCCCATAATTTACACAATTAAGtaaataggcataaaacaaaaacaaaaaaggtaAACAAAAATTGCTTCCCAAGATTCATGCATATTGCGAAGAAAGAAAACATGTATGATTCACAAACAAACGTGAGACTATCTTTGTATCTCCTAAAAATGATCGAGTATTTGAGTATGAATTTTGAACTTCTTAAAGGTTGATAGATCAATCTGGAGCTCATACCAGCAGGGTTAACAACTTAACATGATAGCTCCacaagagcaactctagcagatcctGTATAAATCGGTACTGCAAAATAGTTTTAGGGTTCCCCCTAAAACGATTTTGCGGGAACTCGAAGGTCCCGGAAGAACAGACCCGCTATAGTCCGTACTGCAAATTTAAAAACTAGTTCGCGCTACAAATTTCACAACACAACCGGAGTTCATACATAGCTTAAAACATAGATCAAACTACAAATTAAACCTAGGGAAGGCCGGCTCAGTCGTCAAGGCCGAGGTAGAACTTCTCTGCCGACTTGCGGCAAGCGTGGGCGTAGGCGTGGTCCTTTGTGGCAGCAAGCCTGTCGGCGGTGCCTTCTTCTCCGGCCGCCACCGCGCGCTCCGCGGTGAGGAGCTCCGCATCCGCCTCCTGGCACCTCATGGTGTGCGGGAAAAGCACCTCGTGGAGCTCGTTGAAACCGGCCCACGCGCTCCACCCGCTGCTGCGGGAGAGGTGGTCGCGTTCGCGCGCCTGCTTGGAAcaccacagcttgacggtggacCGGCTGGAGCTGCCAGCCTCCGCCTGTGCCAGGCGAGCTTGCGTGGCGGCATCCCGACATGGACGCCACGCGCGCGAGCACCACCGACCATGGATCCGCGAGAAAGGAAAGAAACACGCGGCTAATTGCTCACCGGAGAAAGGAAAGGAGACGACAAAGGCGGCGGAGCTTATCCAGGACGCGAACCCTAAAAAGCCCCCGACCCCGTACACAAAGAGCAGACAGGCAGATTTGCGGGCCGCCTGTAAAAAAAATTATGTGCTGGTGGACTTTCAGCGGGCGTGTTCGGGCCGAAAAATGCGAAAAACTGTAAAACCGCCGGAATTATACAGGCCGGCGAGGATATAGtggatctgctagagttgctctaattgTGGTTCGCAGTTGCTATGTCACTTTCACACTATTACTATTTATTCAGATCAAGCAACTCCAATATGATTCCAAAGATTATTATGCGAGAGGTatatgcatatgaatatatataaTCATGTTTCTTTATGCAAATACCAAATATACATCTTAAGAATTTTATGATGAAATTATTTCCAGATATTTGCGCTGCAGTGAATGAGCTAACCTCTAAACCTGGCCTCAGAACAAGAACAGTTCTTCCAAGTGTGTCCTTGTAGTCAGCCCTATATATCTTTCCAGTCTCTGCTTCATGTGCAATTTCTTCCTGGATATTGAAAGGATGAAAAGCTTATATTACCTTGAAAACCAGGAAATACAAGTAACTTCTGAAGTATCAAGAACAATCTTCTTTTGCACTATAATGTTTTCAGCCAACAGTTCATTAATACCCATATCATTCAATCAGCACAGTGGTGTGTTACTGTCACTGACAAAGCTTATTCCTCCTACACTAAACTTACTCTGCATGCTTCTCGAGTACAACCTGCTCTTCCAACTTCTCGTCGATGTCTTAATTACACTGCTCTTTTGTTTTGCCAATAAACGCATGAATCTACAATCGAACATGAACATAAGAATTGGTTAAACCAGACGTACCCAGGAAATCATTTCTGGCTTGTATGCTGCCCGCCACTTCACAGCTGATTTCAGCATTTTACTCGATTTCTGCACATTCCAGTTTCTAGCTCGAAGGAATCTCAGTATCGAGGCATCCGAAAGGAAACCCTGTATTGCTAGTGACGAGGGTTCTTCAAGTTGCTTTCGTACCTCATTTATCTGCTTGGTAAATAGAACAGCCAAATGGCCTTAAGATTAAGTACTTCAGTTGAGACAAATAGAGCTCTAAAGTTGAAGAGTGGCATCTTACTTTCTCTTGCTGTTCTTCCAAGGTCAAGGTTTTCTCCGTTGTACCACCATTGCTTGACTTCCATAGAAATGACATTTTGCCAACTAAAGGGGGACGACTCTATCAGATATGTAACTGAAACACCTGCAAAAAATATTATCGCACGGATGAATGCGCATAAATTATCTCCATCTTCGTATGGGAAGAAAAACTGGCGAAGGAACAGAATGACAACTCAGTAAGCCAGTGTGATGGAAGGAGTGTGACATAACTAAAAATTCAGGTAACAACGTAGTACAAAACTAACAAAATTTGGTTTGTAGCTAGAACAAAAAAAAACTAAGAAATTCATAATAAAAAAACGCACAGCTCCAAGAGCCGCTGAAAAAAGAGAGGAAATTAACAGGATGAGCCACAAACCATGGGAACCTCTGAAATGGGAGGaacctcttttttttgcgaaaggaAATGGGAGGAGAGGAACCTATAAGCACAAGGCACTAATTCCACTGTAGCGTCGGTTATAATACTGGTGCCTGATGGAACACCTTACGATCAAGACGCGATAACGCTGTGGAATATTTATATACGCTTCAGCTGTCCCTTTCTCCCCGTAGAACTGGATCTACTGATGCCACACACAGCTGTCGGTGGGCTGAAGAACAAACAGGTCGAGATCAAGTCCAGGCTAAAAACTACCTGCGGTTCCTACCTTCCAGGAGCGTAACCAGCGAAAAAATCGGTAGAATTCCAGGAGGAGCAGATCGAAATCTACCAAATTTCCTCACATCCAATCGTCCAAAACAACACCAGACAAGCGCCGACGAGGGATCTAGAACCCCAGAAATCTACAATCGAACCGGCCTCTATAAAAAACCAAAGAGCACACAGCAACAGTTCACGCGTCTGCCTGAACCATTCAAACAGGAGGAACCGGGATGGCAGGCGGCGGCCACGCACCTCGGGAATCGGGATCCCGCTTCTCGGCGCCGGCGAGGACGGGCGACACCACACGCCGAGATCGGTCGCCAGGCACCGCAAGTTCTCGGAAGGATCCCCCGTGAGGAGCAGCCGTGGAGGAAATGTGGAGCAGCTGAGAGGGCCGAGCGGTAGTGGCCTAGTGGGG
Coding sequences within:
- the LOC123078107 gene encoding phosphatidylinositol transfer protein 3 isoform X1 — encoded protein: MSFLWKSSNGGTTEKTLTLEEQQEKQINEVRKQLEEPSSLAIQGFLSDASILRFLRARNWNVQKSSKMLKSAVKWRAAYKPEMISWEEIAHEAETGKIYRADYKDTLGRTVLVLRPGLENTTSGKEQIKYLVYSLEKAIMNLTDDQEKMVWMIDFQGWTMGSTPLKVTRETVSVLQDCYPERLGLAILYNPPRLFESFYKIVKPFLDHETSKKVKFVYSNDKESQKIMAEVFDMDKLDSAFGGRNLATFEYSSYAEQMKEDDKKMQSNDAGSDASSEASFYSGTDSPKHGDGEHGATKKACAT
- the LOC123078107 gene encoding phosphatidylinositol transfer protein 3 isoform X2, with translation MSFLWKSSNGGTTEKTLTLEEQQEKINEVRKQLEEPSSLAIQGFLSDASILRFLRARNWNVQKSSKMLKSAVKWRAAYKPEMISWEEIAHEAETGKIYRADYKDTLGRTVLVLRPGLENTTSGKEQIKYLVYSLEKAIMNLTDDQEKMVWMIDFQGWTMGSTPLKVTRETVSVLQDCYPERLGLAILYNPPRLFESFYKIVKPFLDHETSKKVKFVYSNDKESQKIMAEVFDMDKLDSAFGGRNLATFEYSSYAEQMKEDDKKMQSNDAGSDASSEASFYSGTDSPKHGDGEHGATKKACAT